A region of the Methylomagnum ishizawai genome:
CCCTGGAAAGCCAGTTGCAGGAAACCGACGCCGCCCTCCGCGCCGAACGCGAGCGCCGCAACGCCCTCCACAGCCGCCGCGAGAGCCTCGCCTCCAACGAAAACCTCACCCTCAAACATTTGGAGCGGGCGCAATCCTTATACGGCCAAGCCCTGGAACGCCTGGAAACCCTGAGCCAGCGCCTCGCCGAAACCGCCACCCCGGTCGAAGCCGAGGAAATCGAGCGAGACCGCCTCATCGAACGCCGCACCGCCGCCGACCGCAACCTCAACGAACTGCGCCGCCGCGACCAAGAAACCAGCGCCGAAATCCGCCGCCTCAACGAAGCCCGCCTCCAGAACGAGCGCGACCTGGAGGCGCTCAAGGAAAAGCTGGAACAGGCCAAGCTCGAACTCTCCACCAACGAAGTGCGCTGGCAGACCGTGCGCGAGCAATTCGAGGAACTCGACGCCCGCCCGGACGAAGTGATCGCCGGACTCCCGCCCGAAGCCGAGGAAAAAGCTTGGCAACAGCGCGTCACCGAACTGGCGGAAGAAATCTCCCGCCTGGGCGCGGTGAACCTGACCGCGATGGAGGAATACCAAGCCCAGGACGAGCGCATGAAATTCCTCGACCAGCAGCACCAGGACTTGAGCCAATCGCTCGCCACCCTCAAGGAAGCCATCGACAAGATCGACAAGGAATGCCGCGCCCGCTTCAAGGACACCTTCGACCAGATCAACGCCGGTTTGCAGCGCATGTTCCCCAAGCTCTTCGGCGGCGGACAGGCATATTTGGAACTGACCGAGCGCGAATTGCTGGAAGCCGGGGTCAGCGTGATGGCGCGGCCCCCTGGCAAGCGCAATAGTTCCATCCACCTGCTCTCGGGCGGCGAAAAGGCGTTGACGGCGGCGGCCTTGGTGTTCGCCATTTTCGAGCTGAATCCCGCGCCGTTCTGCCTGCTCGACGAAGTGGACGCGCCCTTGGATGACGCCAACGTGGGCCGGTTCAGCCAGTTGGTCAAGGAAATGTCGGAGCGGGTACAATTCCTGTTCATCTCCCACAACAAGGCCACCATGGAAATCGCCCAGCATTTGGCGGGCGTGACCATGAAGGAACCTGGGGTATCTCGGATCGTCGCGGTGGATATTGATGCGGCGGTGGAAATGGCGGCGATGTGAATAAGCTTTTCAATGGCAAAGCGGCAATGGAGCAACTTTCCTTGACCGGATTCGACGAGGCACAACAAATAGGCCGGGAAACCACGCTGGTATCGTCACTCCAAGGGTTTCAATTGCAATATGAACATCCCCATGGCCGACTTTACCAAGGGGATTCAATCGCGTGGCTGTCTTCGTTGGAAACGGCCAGTATCGACTTGGTGTTTGCCGACCCGCCCTACAATATCAAAAAGGCCGACTGGGACAGTTTCGATAGCCAAGAGCAGTATATCGAATGGTCCATGCGCTGGATTGGCCAAGCCTCGCGGATACTAAAACCGACCGGCGCTCTATATGTCTGCGGCTTCTCCGAAATCCTCGCCGATTTAAAACACCCAGCTTCCAAATACTTCAAGCATTGCCGTTGGTTGATTTGGCACTACAAAAACAAAGCCAACCTAGGCAACGACTGGGGACGCTCCCATGAAAGCATCCTGCATTTCCGCAAATCAGACCAATTCACGCTGAATATCGACGATGTTCGGGTACCTTATGGGGCACACACCCTGAAATACCCCTCGCATCCACAAGCCGAAACCAGCGCCTACGGCAAAGGCGGCAACAAACCCCGCGAAAACTGGATGCCGCACCCCAAAGGAGCCAAACCCAAGGATGTGATCGATATTCCCACCACTTGCAACGGGATGGGCGAAAAAACCCCGCACCCCACCCAAAAGCCGGAAGAATTATTGCGTAAGTTTGTCCTGGCTTCCTCCAACCAAGGTGATTTAATCATCGATCCATTTTCCGGTTCTGGAACCACGGTCGTGGTCGCGGAGCAATTACAACGCCGTTGGATGGGGTGTGATCTGGATGCCCAATACAATCGATGGGCTATCGAACGCTTGGAAAACGTCCGCCGGATGAGCAAGGAAGAATGGATTTCCCATGACCGGAAAACGGCGGAAAGAAGGGAATCTATTCGATGAATCTTTCTAATTTGGTAGAACACGCCTCCAATAAAAAACACTTCCAATCTATAGCCGGTTATATTGAATTTTGCACTCGATACCTGGAATTCATAGAAACCGGCCTGCAAGCCCGCATTGTTTCTCAGAACGAAAGCCATTACCAATTTTTCCAATATAAGCAGGATGGGCATTTCAACATCACAAGGCCATTAAATTCCTCGTTGATGTATGATGCCGAATCCTTCGCATCGGCTACCGAGCAATTTTTCCATACGATAGAGAAACTAAAAAACCGGGAAACACCGTCAGCCGCGCTTCGGCATAATATAATTTACACTATTTACACAATCCAACAATCCATAGGCGCAACTCTCGACGCATTACCTGCTGGCAAATCGAATCAAGCCAGAAAACTAAACGGCGACCTGTTTGAAAGGCTGATACGGCTATTGATTTTAGATTTGGGAATAGAGTGTGTTTCTGGAACGGTGCGGGTCCCAGTCAAGGACTTCGATGGAACCGAATTATTCAAATCCAATTATCAACATGACCTGCTCATCAGCGAAGCGGGCGAATTGAAAATCATCGGATCGGTCAAAACTTCAAGCAAGGACCGGATCGATAAAATATTTGTCGATAAATTCCTATATAACAAGCTTACCGAAACCAATCTCCCGCACATCGCTATCTTCTTGAACGATGTGCAGCGCAAGAACAGCAAACACGAGAACAAGTACGGCATTAACTCTACATTCTTGCCCGGCCATTTCAAAGCTTATACTTTCAAATTGAACTCCCTGGATGGCGTATATTACTGTGATATCCGACCCAGCATGTTGGAAGACCCTACGCTCTCCAAACATATCAAGACCATAGACCACTTCTTCTATAGCGATTTGCGCCATCTTTTAAACAAGCATGGCGCGGACCTCG
Encoded here:
- a CDS encoding DNA-methyltransferase, with amino-acid sequence MNKLFNGKAAMEQLSLTGFDEAQQIGRETTLVSSLQGFQLQYEHPHGRLYQGDSIAWLSSLETASIDLVFADPPYNIKKADWDSFDSQEQYIEWSMRWIGQASRILKPTGALYVCGFSEILADLKHPASKYFKHCRWLIWHYKNKANLGNDWGRSHESILHFRKSDQFTLNIDDVRVPYGAHTLKYPSHPQAETSAYGKGGNKPRENWMPHPKGAKPKDVIDIPTTCNGMGEKTPHPTQKPEELLRKFVLASSNQGDLIIDPFSGSGTTVVVAEQLQRRWMGCDLDAQYNRWAIERLENVRRMSKEEWISHDRKTAERRESIR